Within the Salvia hispanica cultivar TCC Black 2014 chromosome 4, UniMelb_Shisp_WGS_1.0, whole genome shotgun sequence genome, the region TACCACACTATAATACCAGGTTTTATTGTTTAAAGTCAATTTGATTATTCATaatacttttcttttaaagAAACTAGAGTTTCTATCCTTACTTATCCATAGTCATACGATAATACGTTTTGCACCAGTTTTAATTTGTCGGCTGCTTATAGAGATGCCCAAGGTTTTCGGTTCTAGCGGTTAATCACAAAACTGTAatcggcggttacggttctgAACTGGAAGCGTGAGATTTaaatcgaaccgaaaccgtcacttttagaaccgtggttcggttcaggttccaaATTTCAAAACCGAAACTGTACCGGAACCGCGAAAAACCGCCGGAAAATCGTGAAACCGAGTCGGAACCGCCAGTTCCGAACCgtgaaaaaccataaaaaatcGCCGAAAAACCGGGGGTTCCGAACcagaaccgtaaccgccggttttggAACAGGAACCGTAACTGCGAAACACCCTcccggttcggttccggttcgacAATTTCCAAAATCAGAACCGACGGTTtcgaaccgtaaccgccggttccgtaACCGTGGGCATCTCTAGCTACTTCACATAAACAAAAGCAGcccactatatatatacactttcTCCGTCCACTATTAGGAGCCCCATTTCTTGGtggcacatgttttaaaaaatgtttaaaaaaaagttagtggatatgagtctcacttgtatatattagttttaaatgaaatgtgagtggaatgagttagtggaatgtaggaccctaataccatttatggtaaaaatgaaccgAGACTTCTATTTgcggacgaactaaaataGAGAAACAAGACTTCTATTctcggacagagggagtatataagaaaaaagtgaactacatttttggtacctaaattttaaattgttatcaAACGTGATActcaaactttaaaaatatcactacACGTCCATAGACTTGATTTTATATCATTGGAAGtaattttgaacttttaaacttttttttcaaaaataccCTCCAGTTCTTAAGGAACATTTTAGTCTATATGTGATCAAAGaagttcaaataaattaaattgtcgTATTATTGGATTGATATATCGTACacaaatttgattatatttctgggcaaattttaaaaaggaaataatggTAGCCTCTCTCATTGCAAATAGACTAGAATGCCCCTTAAGTGCTAGAGAATATATTagaccaaaaaaaaaggtcTAGAAAGTGCAAATTAGAGTCCGTTCGGGGATATTAAAtcaaatctataaatatatgatgacatttttaaagttttgagtaCCTCATTTAATACCAATCCAAAGTTTAGATACCAAAAAGGTAGTTCAcacttagaaaaaaaaagctgAAGAGTTCATTAAAGTTGATGCATGAAAAAAACATGTGATAGAATTAACTTAGTAACTAAATTAActtcatatataaaatagcAACTTCTTCAAGCAAACGTGCATGTCGGCCCTAATTTGATTTGGTCCTACATAAAGTTAACTTTTGAAATCGCACCATTTTTGTCGTTTTTTCCATAacctctcttatttttcttccaaaactgaaaattaactttttaaactCGCACCATTTCCATCGTTTTTTCCATAACCtcacttattttctttgatttttcatgaCAAGACCTATAAGTTTCCATGATTCTCGGTAAGCCTTGAGGAGCATTgcttaataattaataagttCCAGgtccttttttttatgtgcAGTCGACtattgaattcaaattgttACTCCACTTTTTTGTCCATGATAATTGTACGTTCTCACCATTCAtcaaatgataattttgtgtttgaactttgaaaatacatgaaaaaaattcGCCTTAACAAATTATGACAAGAAAAGGTTGTGGTATGTGATATGATAGTCGAAAGAGACAGCAACGTGTGACTACTTATTCCAAGTATTTCATGACTTTAGTTGggctataattaattaattgcaaaTTTATAACGCATGAGCTTGCTTGTTTTTTAGATTTAATCTATAGTTGGACTGTTTGGAATAGTGATTTCTCACCTCGagtttttgttgattttgatcttattataatatgtatatatgggTAGTGATATAATGCAAacctatatattgtacaaactccaaactatgatctggaccgttagaatatatcaacagatgataaaaatacatcaacagaaaatgtcaacacaatgtcaacacaacatcaaccgttgacattgtgttgatattttctgttaatataattttgtcatctgttgacattttttaatgattcagatcatagtttgtagtttgtacaaaatttagagtttgtatttaattacatcccatgtatatataatataactTTCCACTAGCCAATAATTGCGGAACCAACTAAATGCATTTTACCCGCATCTGTGTGTGTAAACATCATTAGGTTTGGGTTTCTAAATGTTGAATCCTAAAAAgctttaattatgttttatttgtatttacaTGTATTTAATAATCATAGCGTACaaacttattaaatttttaaggatACCTAGCAAAGTTTCTCAAGCTACTAAGTCATACTAGCTCTATCTTTCTTGGATTTTGTAAGATAATAAATTCTAATCTAAAGATAGTTAGTGATGTTTACgtttaacttgacaaattaaAGATTAATTAGAGTGGTGTTAATTCATAAGATCTTGTCaattaaaaaggaaacgtGAATCACAAAAATCAACCATATATGGCTCCATCATGTTTGTTTGTTAGAAATAGATCCAAGAGACGACGCTTAGAATATGACcatataactaattatattgcaataaaaaaatttcgacTTAGTTAAGCTTCAGATTATGTCTTATTTGCATTAGTAAGATAACTAAAAACGAGTTTagtgtaattaatttttcattcataATAGTATATAGAGAGATATCTCATTTGTAGAGTACCTATATATTTCCCAAATATCGCCATTAAAATGAGAACTGAAGATCATATCAGCTCGTTGTTTCATTAATATCAGTTGAACATCACAAAACATATAAGTTCCTGATTCAATATAAGTATGTTTTGTGATGTTAACTGATATTAATGACTCAGTGAACTAATTAGTTATCAAGTTCTTATTTCAATAGAGTTCTAAATTAATCACAACTCCTTGCCCATAATAgcatacaattaaaaaaaatcttactaAAGCGTACATAATTCTCTCCATCACGCAAACAGACCGAGTTTAACTAATTCTAACACTGTAGATCAAATATACTAGATAAAACagtaaaagaaaagagatATTAACAGGAAATGAAGACTtgatagataaaaaattaaagcaaaaaaaatacactagTTACAACTTTTGAGGAAGCTATGCTAGCAACTAAAAACAATTTCAGGAATATCGTAGTACAGTGCTCCACATACATGCTaacaaattattgatttatctatacaaaatgctaaaaatacataaattcaaaaatacaactgctatatatatgtagattATATCCTTTATTCTGTTATTTAACGTCTGACAAATCCATTTTGACTATTCACATTTGCTTCGCAGAAAGACGTTAATCTCCCGGAGAGTGACGTGTCTCAATCCTAGCTACCCACTTTTGCCTAGAAGGGATTTATTGATCgacaaaaaacaaacaagaagAGATTTGGGTAGATAATTGAAGGTGACAAAGAGAAATTAAGTGGGTGGATTATTCAAGATGGAAATCAAGGTAAGGTAAGGAGGAGACATTAGCCAACAAACCCTCCCAATCCAATTCTCCCATTTTGAAGGTTTCTCCTTGCCAATGATTCCCAACCCCAACCAATTCCTCTACTTTGATGCTTCCAtgatcattattattattgttattattgttaCTAAGATAATGGGCATCGTTGACACTAATGTTCTTGTCATAATTGGAAGTagtgttgttgttgttaaCTTCCAATCCAGGGACAGAAAGGTCATTTTCCAATCCCATCACATAGGGCTCCATTGCCCCATAGTCCCCCAAAGCCCCCCCTAGGGTTTCCACACCAGCCTCATGTCCCAAATTGAACATTGGAACGACGCCGTTTATGTCGAatatgttgttgttgttgtggtggtggtggtgatgatCCATGAGGGGGATGAAAGGGTTGCCGAATTGGGTGGCGAGGGACGAGCACGAGGAAGACGAGGAGTCCATGCAGACGCCGGCTACCTCGTACTCTTGCATGAACACGGTGGCCCCTCCGGCCTTGAGGGGGTGGTGGTCGGAGGAGTCGCTGTTGTTCGGAGACGatgaggtggtggtggtggtagtggtgttGCCGGCATTCTTTAACCTCTTTTTGATTGTTGAGTTCCAGAAGTTCTTGATCTCGTTGTCAGTCCTTCCGGGAAGACGGGCTGCGATTTGAGACCACCTGTTgcacaaataataattattatcatgctaataacaagtaaaatagtaataattaaatttaacctaattttgttaaataaatttggtatATTTGTTTTGACGTAGAATGCAAGTTGGTGTCTGCATGggtgtatttataaataaggCTTCTGTATATGAGTGAGGTTATGCTTTGTGAATAATCATCAAGTGTAGACCaaagaaataacaattcaaaaatatttacgTCTGATAAGGTCTCTTTCCCATTGGTTGgttaatttagttatattattaatttttctatcaCAATTGCAGATATTCTAgtcaaaatttcaaactaattGAATAATACCAGCCAAGTTGCAAACATGAACAAGGTTTCAATTAAGAATCCACGAAATTTACCAGCTACACAAGTtgttaatcataaaataattagtttagattacacacacatatattaataattactctataaagaaataattatgGTGAAGAGATATACACAAATGCTTTTGTTTAGTTCTGGGATCTATGTAACAGTTGTGTAGATTGATCGATAGAGATTCTCAATTCTAGCACataaatgaatgaataaattacaattttctAGTCTACATTTGTGGAATTGTAAATCACAACACAATAAGTACttataattgaaataactaattttctattaacaataattttgataGAGAGGAGATAGGTTAATTACCTGTTGCCAAGAATGGAATGCAAGTGGATGATGAGATGCTCCTCCTGAGGGGAGAAGGCGCCGCGCTTAAGATCCGGGCGAAGATAGTTGATCCAACGCAGGCGGCAGCTCTTCCCACAGCGCTGCAGCCCCGCGTTTCTGGCAATGTCGCTCCAACACCCTTGCCCATTCGTCACCATGTAATTCATCAGCTTCTCATCCTCCTCCGGCGACCACAGCCCCTTCCTCAGCTTCGCCTTCACTCCCACTTTCTCCTTCACCATCCCCACATTATGCTCAGGCTTCCTCATTTACTAAGTACTTATTTAGCTACGGAGAgagatttatgattttgtgtgtaagtgtatgtgtgtgttttgtttttatttcccCCTCCCCTCCTATTCTCCTTGATTGGGACTGtgaaaatgaagataaatagAAGAGTATAATTAGAGAGAGGAGGGATTATGTGAAGTGGAAGCAAAATATGTTGCAATTCTTATACACATATGATGATTACCTTGTGagtgaagaaaattaaaaaaaaaagactagcTAGGAATAAGATAGATAGAGTCAAAGACAAGAAGACCTAACATCGCTTTCTCTCAAGGTCCCCCTCCAATCCGTTTCCCACtccatctttttatttttatttttatttttatttcattcttttctAATTAGCAACAACTAATTCTGTATTTAAccacctttctttttttataatttttctctaCACAATTCAATTCATTCACTGATTTAAACAATGCCCCACTTaccatcaccatcatcatcaccattaCCTCCCTCTtaagctctctctctcatggTGCGCTGACACGTACGTTACTTGAGTTTAATGGAACAGAGTCAATTAATtacatttgaaattttattttaagggCTCCATGAGGACCACATTTTGTTGAAATAATATGAGGGCTTTGATCATATTTCAAgctaatttatgtttatagTGTATATTGATGTGTAAGATACAGTGATTTAACTGTAATTAATTTAGTGATTCTGTAATGTAATTGCTTCAATTATTTGGACCTTGTTGCGTCTTGTCaccttttttaaatatcttttTGAATTTAGTATCGGAATTGATTAATTCACGTATATATTTGACATACttataatcatattattatagaGGTAAACAACAACACTAGATGTAATGGGatgcaatatataaatatatagacaTAACACATTTAGAGGTCCTTGTAATAATGTaagtacattttattttcttctattttttttgcgTTAACTCCTTATActaatgtattttattttattaggactttttataattttgttccATTAGATTCTTATActaatgcatttttatttaaaatgttcTTTGGTTGgatctttaattaatagacttcataatttaattaacttttcttgtgtaagttaaatttatttattttgaaaataattcaattgcAATATCAACTTAATAAttattggaaaatgaaaaattataaattgatgatgggaaataataataaattttcttttttttaataattattttcagttAATATTGCAactgaattaattttaaaataaataaataggactcaataaaacaaaatacaatcagtataaaaatatctaaatgtacaaataatgaaaaatttatgGCATTGATATTTGTGACATGAATGTACGAGAATGAAATTGTAAGCATGTCGGTCGGAGTGAGTTAACGCTATTCCTAAGCAAATTATCTGTCAACAGAAATATCAAAGgattatttaattggtttCACTTTCGAAAAGCCGTTGGTATCCAACCAAATTAATAAGCCGTTACTCTTGAATCCTTCATAAACAAGCCATAATCAAACATATACATGAAAATTATCAACGCATtcaattctattatttaatttcctcaCTCAAATCATTACTTCTTCATTTGAAGGAACGCTATAATGGCCATCAAAAAGCTACCACTACTAGACTAGTTTTCTCATTATTTCTAGACTATCTATCTATTTTGAGAAAGAATTGAGATCACTATTTCATCCCCAAATTTAAGTTCAATATACAAATCTTCAACTCAAACAAACACAGATATGTCTAAAATAGGGAGGTCCTTTgtagataaaaaaatgaatttgaatatagTAGATACATAAACATAAGGGGTTTGAAGATGAGGATAATGATGAGTAATTGTTACTTCTTAAAAAGATATACAGTGATGATCATTGGATATTAGGATTGCTTCATTTGCAGACTTGATGAACAGAAGGGTAGCTTTCACTACCTAATAATCGACCCGAAAATCGTGAGACATGCTACGAGAGAAACTACATACAAGACAAGCTTTCAATCCGACCACGACCagattgatttttatttaaaaatattatgtatgTTGATTTTGCATGAGGAATGAGATGTTGTCTTGagaaaggaaaggaaaggcaAGGAGTTAACTGTGAAGGTACTCAAAGAGTTTCTCAAATCCTCCATGAACACATGTACAAAGCTAGCTGTATACTTTTCCATCAATACGCCATTTCTGACCTTGCCTATTAAGACAATATTCATCAATGCCACATACACAACTTTCATcctattttccttttcaaggTTGTTTTTTTCTACTCTGCGCTGGACAAATTTAGTTACCTATGATTTTCGTAACACATATTGTAGAAATGGAACTctaatttatttgaagttCATGGCGTAAGTGTAACAGCCCCAAACCTAGTAGTGGGATATGAACATTTGACATTTCGCACGAACATAGTTGTTCATTTATTGTGTCTGCATTATTAGATAATGAGGCACTTAATTGATTCTAGGAGGGGGAAAGAATACCGAAATAATGGTGTACTGAACTTATCATGGTATACCGCAACATACTGAAATTTCGTTATATACCATAGACTACGGTAAATACCGTTATTTAGATATACCATGTATATACCGACATCAATACATACTGTAAAAACGATATATCCGTGAATAtcgaatatatttatatatatatatatatatattatatttataatataatactcgGGGCCTCCGGTCAAGGCGGTACAATATCAACATTGAGATTGGTTATACCgaaaattatatataccaaatattttgataagaaaattatatactccctccgtcccaagataaacgactcacatttctttttgggacgtccccagataagtgagtcatttccttttatggcattctctctcttactttttttctttactttattaactctcttactttattcatttttcactttactaacaaaacctcattttcttaaatcccaTACAGAAAAATTTTGGCTCACTTATCTTTGGACAGATTTATACTCATAAAGGATTTTTAGTATATACAATATGACAGTTTTGatacggtataccttacccACACCCACGCACACCAACTTAAagatttcagtttctaaatctttattactattaacatttttttttaatttatatttttattttaagtaggGTCTTATATATTCTACTTTATATAAAACCGTGAATCTTGACTGATACGCACACGTCatgttttctaatttttgtgagGTAATCAATTAAGCGACATATTGAATTGTACTCCttccaaaaaatttatgaaagtgtACCACGAGATTTATAGGACATGCATATGCCACATATATATTAGTGATGTATTACATAGATATGAGTCAGATGATCATGGActtattttctaatatattattattattattttattattattaattaacttgCGTAATTGATTGTTTTACTTGATATGCAATATTGCAATAGGCATACCTTAATTGAGGTCATACCAATTTACCAACGAATCCAAAAATCCATACATATTTGGTATTGCGTCTTTAGAGAGGGTTTGAAAGTGACCATGCGTTgttttcaaagaaaatattgttttatgtGAAAGAGGCCTTTCCAATGTGTTCATACAAAGAGGAAGCCAAAACGTAATTCACTACAAATAATTTGGGGTTGCCCACAAATTTTACTAACGGTAAATCTGGTAAAATCAATCGATAATTCTTTATTGACATATCTTACACATTGCTGAAACATCACTGATAAGAACTTTACCAATGGGTGTGCGACCAACAATAAAATCATCGATATGTTAGCTACGACCAACACTGTCCGTGAGGTGTCCCCACATTCAGATGCTACCGTCGATATGTAGGTGTTGTTCTtacaatttgatttttgtctACAATCAATTGGTGTTTGTAGgttttaattctttttgtttcatttgtttgtttatgtACCTAATTATGACACCTTGTGTTCAAAAAATCAACTATAGCAAAAGATAGGTATCAAACAGTATCtgctaaaaaaaatcaatttcggtTCAGTCGAGTAGAAGTCTCCTGAGTGCAAAATTCATCTAGATACTTCCATTCAGCTGAGTGGAAGTTTTCCTTAACTCCGCTCTGCCTAAGTAGAACAGCCGtcacaaaaaaatgaattttttgaaTCAAGGAACCTAGGGCACACCTCAAAAACACGTTGTTTCTTGCCACAGTCCGTCACTGATCTGTTGGCAAAATAATTTGACATTGTGTTTTCCACTAGAAATTCACCAATAATATTTTGGTAATACACAACGACGTTTGATGGCAATCTCTGCTTTTTTAGCGATTGAATTGGAGAATTTATGTTGAAAGCAATAGTATAAAGTTATGCAATGATATGAGTTGgggaatttaattattcttttcacacgagaaaataatataacaatCATCTGGTAAATAATGTTTCATGTGTTTTGCATGGTTATTTTTCTCTATAGTGACCACCAAACGGGGAGGGGGAAAAGGTGATAAAAAAGAATGCTTCAAGAaacaataattgaatttaattatggcTATAGTGCCTTGCAATTTCTGTTACAAAAATATCACCAAAATTACATGTGAAACAACATTAGCGAATAGCGAGATAGTGTATTTTCCAGATCCTAGTTCAATGAGGTTGAAAGAAAAGTTTATTTTAAGGAAAACTTGTATAAGAAGGGACGTTGCTGGTGAATTAATTTCTTGCTTTCATCATACATTTTCTTCCATGCTTTGAAATTTATgcacatatttatattcaagttAACGACACTATGTAATCGATCGTATcattgaatataaaaataagaaattgcAGTACAAAAGTTGTACACATTTTGTCGTGTAAAATATCTCTAACATATTCCTGAAAACAAAGCACTCCTGCATATATCAGCTAGCATACATAAATGCAGGTACCAatcaatgaataaataatttagtatCCAAACAATTAGAGGCAGCTAATTCTTAAACATTATACTTATATAGTGTAACATATGTGATACTAAGTCTATGACTGAAACACGAGTGCCATTTATTTGCAAGAGAGATCTCGTCAAAACTAGAGTTGCTTCTATCTCCCAATTTCATAGCAAACCATTTGAAACTGTACCGATGAACCTTTTATAGGGCGCCTAGGTTAGATGGTTGGTATCAATCTGCACGGATCATACCAGTGATGCATATTGGATTAATGAGATTTGAATATTGGGGAATGGAAGATTTTGCAGGTTGGTAAATGTGTTCGGTTCGTTACTAGATTCACGTAGCCCCTAATTCTAACTTTGGTTAAAATGCAATAACTATATGATCCTTTCCATAAAACCACCtgtaaaattcaaataatagtatatatgCGAATGATCTACGCATCAGGTATACTTGTGAACTGATTATTTATGTGATCCTATCACAAAGATATAGGAAAAGCTATCTTACCAAGCCTACATTTATGCAATGCATAGAAGCACAAAATACAGTAATCCATTATGAACTTACTGgaattcacatttaattaaaaaggaacTATTACCAGCATCCCAAAAGAGTCAAGGAAGGTCTTAGAAAATTCTGCCAAGGGTAAGAAGCTCAAATTCATGTTTTTCCAGAACATTTGCTTTAACTGCTGCAACGTGCAAGGCCGATGCATGGTTCCCCAAAACTCCAAACAATGTCATCTTAAACAGAACTTCTTCCGAATATTATACAAAATCAGATTCATGCCCTGACTCCTGACAAATCATAGGTAATGCACTGATCAAAACATTttctttagaaaaaaaaagaaagactATATTAATAAGTGAAATCATTAAAGAGTTATGAACAGTATCTTCAACATGATATCCTATATGCAATCCCCACTGACCACGTATAtaagtgaaatatgaaaaaaatgaagaggaGTATACCTTCGGTTTCTTCTGTTTAGAAGCCAGTGCAGCAACATAGTTCCTCATGAACTGcgacaaattaattataattgatttGATACATGGAGGAAGAttctaaaagaaaatttgagaaaggAAGGGATGAAGGAGGTAGTTAACCAGGCAATCAGTTAGTGAAGTCGTTAGACAGTGTAGCCTAGAGCTGCTGGAGCAAGTTAGTAGAAGTGATACATAATACATAGTGAAAGTGTAAACACACATGTTATCATGTTCTTTCTACTCTCTGCATTGTCCTCTCCTCCTATGCATTCTGCTCTTATCCTGCTCAAGCCAGCAAGTTGTAGCCATTTTCTGACTGAAATCTTAATGGTTGTTCTCAGGATCGGAGAACTGCCATCAGTTCAGAAAATGCACTTGAAAGGAAGAACATGAGAATGCAGAGAGGGGAAGCAAGAAGATgacattcatttcatttcattgccTGTAAATGGATTTATGTTTTTCCCTCTATATTAATGTTGAACTAGCTGGAATAAAGCTTGCAAAATAACCGTGTAAAAAGCAACAGTATTCAAACTGAGATCATGACAGCAATATTCAAATACTTAATAGTCCCCAACACTAcaaagttaaaattaattggtTACATTGATGCTCCTGCAGAAAACAGGCAGCTCTTCTTTTTGGTGACACCAAAACAAGGAGCTCACTCCCATTCGTCATCTACGTGTAGCAAAAACTAAACCATAATCAATCCCCAAGCATTTCAATCACCAAGCCAATTGTCTCACTCGTCTGAGACGAAGCTTCTTAGGATGTTCTTCTTCAGCGTGAATTCGTCTCTCTTCCCGTCGCTAATGGACTGCatcaacaatcaaaacaaagGTACAACGTTTAATTTGGATGATAGATTGGATAAATAAAAAGGTAATGATGAATTAAACAATTTCCTATTGTCATCCTTCAAATACTCAATCCCATGTGTTGTGAATCCAAAATTTGACAAGATTAAGTTTTTACCTTGGCAAGCATGCGCTCCAACCTCAAAATTTCCTTGTTGGCATAATCAGAGCCTTTGTCCAAGCAGCTCTTAGCAGCCTTCACATAGATCTTCCCGTATCTGGGACAACgataattgtttttataagGATTGTGATTTTGAGTTATAGAGatgtaattagtaaaattattaCCTTGCAGCAGAACCATCGAGTTTGTCAGCTTCCTCctccaactttttaaatacagatttcttttcttcagctgGTGCACTAATAAACTCCTTCACTATGGCATCAAGGGCCTCAATGGTACCAGCCTACaaagataaaatcaaatcagaCACAACGACCAAACTGGGGGAAACCCGGTTAATTTTCCACAAACCTTGGAAGTCAATTGGCCTTTTGCATCTCGGTGAGTTCCACACTTCTCATTTATGAAAGTGACAAAGTCATCTACGTCTCTGCCAGCATCATAATCTTCACCAGCCTTATTGTTCTTTGGGAAAAATTTCAACGTAGGGTAACCACTTACTCCATACCTGTGAAGGAGAAGACATGCGTATTTTCAATGTTGAATGGTCGCTTGAAATGACTAAAGCaagagaataaatttaaaacctAAACCagaataactaattaataaaaacactcACTTCTCTGCAAGATCCTTGTACTTATCAGCATCAAGATTTGCGATCACCACATCTGCCTCCTGATTGAGTGCTGTCGCGACTTTTTCGTAAGTCTACAgggaaagtgaataaagtaaggaacttgagaataatatttcaatagaTGCAAGTATCAGATGAAATAGAAATGCACTCACAGGAGCAAGATTCTTGCAATGACCACACCTAACATGGTAAAGCATCAGTAGTTTACAAGTAATAATCAACACActccatatataaaatgccTATGAGAATATGACTTCCATGATTGCTTTATCTCCACCTATCCACATAAAGCACAATAGAAGTTTATGTGTGCACGTACCAGGGTGCGTAAAACTCAACAAGGacatcttttttctcatcaAGTACGATCTCATCAAAGTTTTCAGAAGTAAGAACCACAACGCTTGAAGGAACTGCAGCTATTTTGACATTTGTCCCTAAATTATAGAGTAAAAGT harbors:
- the LOC125219513 gene encoding transcription factor MYB83; this translates as MRKPEHNVGMVKEKVGVKAKLRKGLWSPEEDEKLMNYMVTNGQGCWSDIARNAGLQRCGKSCRLRWINYLRPDLKRGAFSPQEEHLIIHLHSILGNRWSQIAARLPGRTDNEIKNFWNSTIKKRLKNAGNTTTTTTTSSSPNNSDSSDHHPLKAGGATVFMQEYEVAGVCMDSSSSSCSSLATQFGNPFIPLMDHHHHHHNNNNIFDINGVVPMFNLGHEAGVETLGGALGDYGAMEPYVMGLENDLSVPGLEVNNNNTTSNYDKNISVNDAHYLSNNNNNNNNDHGSIKVEELVGVGNHWQGETFKMGELDWEGLLANVSSLPYLDFHLE
- the LOC125224037 gene encoding protein disulfide-isomerase like 2-1-like, with the protein product MSRSPATCLILGTLAVFAFASAFADDVVVLTEDNFEKEVGQDRGALVEFYAPWCGHCKKLAPEYEKLGASFKKAKSVLIAKVDCDEHKGVCSKYGVSGYPTLQWFPKGSLEPKKYEGPRTAEALTEFVNNEGGTNVKIAAVPSSVVVLTSENFDEIVLDEKKDVLVEFYAPWCGHCKNLAPTYEKVATALNQEADVVIANLDADKYKDLAEKYGVSGYPTLKFFPKNNKAGEDYDAGRDVDDFVTFINEKCGTHRDAKGQLTSKAGTIEALDAIVKEFISAPAEEKKSVFKKLEEEADKLDGSAARYGKIYVKAAKSCLDKGSDYANKEILRLERMLAKSISDGKRDEFTLKKNILRSFVSDE